In Plasmodium cynomolgi strain B DNA, scaffold: 0788, whole genome shotgun sequence, the genomic window taaaaaagaaaaaaaagcgatgaTACTCCAAGTGCAGCTATTGATGTTcctataattatatttgtagGTATATCGAAATGGtcttctttttgtatttcaaTTTGTTCAGAATTTTCCAATGAATAATCATTTACTTCAGCAATTGCACATTTACTTAATGATGgtaactctttttttacccaatcctttaattttggaatttttaaattaatactttcatacctttttttgaaagcaCAAAGTGCTTTACAACAAGATGTTTCATTAAGACATTTTACATCAAGTTCCCTGTATTTATGAGGTTCATTGTCAGGGTATGGGTGAAATATTTCTGCGTTTGTATTATCATCGGTgatgtatttttaatataactctcgtataaataaaataattcatacatatttttcatctcaTCTTTATCTATATTATCCCAGTTTTCATTTAATTCCCTCATGGTTTCATTTACTCTATCTGCAGTTATCATACGCTTAAGAAAGTGTTTTGCATCATCAATGCTGGCATACATCTTGTGTAATTCATGAATTAACCAATACTTCACGTATGCGaaatgagcatttttttcattataatttGTTTGATCGATTGTTGACGTAATCAATTTATCAAATAAGCAATGAAATCTTGAACAAATATTAGAAAGTTTTTCATCCTCCTTATTATATTGGTCTAATCCAATTGATTCGCATTTATAGTTATATTCTTTAGACTTCTGATCATGCAAAcagattttttcatattctagATACTTATCAATGTGTTCATAGAAACTatactaaaaatataaaaagcaattaacattaataatatgtgcaaaattattttcattaaaatttttctcttttatgcAATAAATGGTAACATTCTTATGAATATGTGTAAACTAATAAGTATAAAAGCGTGACAAACTACACCATCTTCCACGGTGTCATCAGCACATGATAAGATACCCATTCCGTTGCAAAGATATTACATTAAGag contains:
- a CDS encoding hypothetical protein (putative), which gives rise to MGILSCADDTVEDGYSFYEHIDKYLEYEKICLHDQKSKEYNYKCESIGLDQYNKEDEKLSNICSRFHCLFDKLITSTIDQTNYNEKNAHFAYVKYWLIHELHKMYASIDDAKHFLKRMITADRVNETMRELNENWDNIDKDEMKNMYELFYLYESYIKNTSPMIIQTQKYFTHTLTMNLINTGNLM